One stretch of Burkholderia oklahomensis C6786 DNA includes these proteins:
- a CDS encoding amino acid aminotransferase → MFEHIDAYPGDPILTLNENFQKDPRTRKVNLSIGIYFDDDGRIPVMGAVREAEAAVQRESGPKPYLPMTGLASYRDAVQATVFGEDSDARADGRIATVQTLGGSGALKIGADFIKRYFPGSQVWISDPSWENHRFIFERAGFTVNTYPYYDEATGGLKFDAMLAAIDALPKKSVVLLHACCHNPTGVDLDDAQWLKLIDVLQARELLPFVDMAYQGFGAGLAADAFAIRELARRGVPAFVANSFSKNFSLYGERVGGLSVICDDAAAAERVLGQLAGAVRSNYSNPPTYGAKIVAQVLTTPALRTQWEEELAAMCRRIAKMRSAIHDGLRAHVQGEALSRYVKQRGMFTYTGLTETQVECLREQHGVYVLRSGRMCVAGLNEANVGIVADAFGAVIASGV, encoded by the coding sequence ATGTTTGAACATATCGATGCATACCCCGGCGATCCGATTCTCACGCTGAACGAGAACTTTCAGAAAGACCCGCGCACGCGCAAGGTCAACCTGAGCATCGGCATCTATTTCGACGACGACGGCAGGATCCCCGTGATGGGCGCCGTGCGCGAGGCCGAGGCCGCCGTGCAGCGCGAGTCCGGTCCGAAGCCGTATCTGCCGATGACGGGGCTCGCGTCGTATCGCGACGCGGTGCAGGCGACCGTGTTCGGCGAGGACAGCGACGCGCGCGCGGACGGGCGCATCGCGACGGTGCAGACGCTCGGCGGATCGGGCGCGCTCAAGATCGGCGCGGACTTCATCAAGCGCTACTTCCCGGGCTCGCAGGTGTGGATCAGCGATCCGAGCTGGGAGAACCATCGGTTCATCTTCGAGCGCGCGGGCTTCACGGTCAACACGTACCCGTACTACGACGAGGCGACGGGCGGCCTGAAGTTCGACGCGATGCTGGCCGCGATCGACGCGCTGCCGAAGAAGAGCGTCGTGCTGCTGCACGCGTGCTGCCACAACCCGACGGGCGTCGACCTCGACGACGCGCAGTGGCTGAAGCTGATCGACGTATTGCAGGCGCGCGAGCTTCTGCCGTTCGTCGACATGGCGTACCAGGGTTTCGGCGCGGGCCTCGCGGCCGACGCGTTCGCGATCCGCGAGCTCGCGCGCCGCGGCGTGCCGGCATTCGTCGCGAACTCGTTCTCGAAGAACTTCTCGCTGTACGGCGAGCGCGTCGGCGGGCTGTCGGTGATCTGCGACGACGCGGCGGCGGCCGAGCGCGTGCTGGGCCAACTGGCGGGCGCGGTGCGCTCAAACTACAGCAATCCGCCGACCTACGGCGCGAAGATCGTCGCGCAGGTGCTGACGACGCCCGCGTTGCGCACGCAATGGGAAGAAGAGCTCGCGGCGATGTGCCGGCGCATCGCGAAGATGCGCAGCGCGATCCACGACGGCCTGCGCGCGCACGTGCAGGGCGAGGCGCTGTCGCGCTACGTGAAGCAGCGCGGGATGTTCACGTACACGGGCCTGACCGAAACGCAGGTCGAGTGCCTGCGCGAGCAGCACGGCGTGTACGTGCTGCGCTCGGGCCGGATGTGCGTCGCCGGGTTGAACGAGGCGAACGTCGGGATCGTCGCGGATGCGTTCGGCGCGGTGATCGCGAGCGGCGTCTGA
- a CDS encoding amino acid permease: protein MVSDQDNDGHGLKRGLKNRHIQLIALGGAIGTGLFLGIAQTIRMAGPSVLLGYAVAGIVAFFIMRQLGEMVVDEPVAGSFSYFANRYCGHFTGFLSGWNYWVLYVLVSMAELSAVGIYVQYWWPGVPTWISALVFFVAINAVNLASVKSYGETEFWFSIIKVAAIIGMIGFGGYLLLSGHAGPDAGVANLWQHGGFFPNGIGGLAMAMAVIMFSFGGLELVGITAAEADDPSHSIPRATNQVIYRILIFYIGALGVLLSLYPWQKVVAGGSPFVLIFHALSSDLAANVLNVVVLTAALSVYNSCVYCNSRMLYGLAQQGNAPQALARVNGRGIPIAALGASAFATALCVVINYFMPGKAFELLMGLVVSAIIINWAMISVIHLRFRQSKRAAGEETRFKSLGYPLTNYLCLAFMAAILVVMFRTPDLRLSVYLIPVWLAVLAIGYRFRQRGAGYTLGDGVSAR from the coding sequence ATGGTTTCGGATCAGGACAACGACGGACACGGACTCAAGCGGGGGCTGAAGAACCGCCATATCCAGCTGATCGCGCTAGGCGGCGCGATCGGCACGGGGCTCTTCCTCGGCATTGCTCAGACGATTCGGATGGCGGGGCCGTCGGTGCTGCTCGGCTACGCGGTCGCGGGCATCGTCGCGTTCTTCATCATGCGGCAGCTGGGCGAGATGGTCGTCGACGAGCCCGTCGCCGGCTCGTTCAGCTATTTCGCGAACAGATACTGCGGGCACTTCACGGGCTTCCTGTCCGGCTGGAACTACTGGGTGCTGTATGTGCTCGTCAGCATGGCCGAGCTGTCCGCGGTCGGCATCTACGTTCAATACTGGTGGCCGGGCGTGCCGACCTGGATCTCCGCGCTCGTGTTCTTCGTCGCGATCAACGCGGTCAACCTCGCGAGCGTCAAGTCGTATGGCGAGACCGAATTCTGGTTCTCGATCATCAAGGTCGCCGCGATCATCGGAATGATCGGCTTCGGCGGCTATCTGCTGCTGTCGGGCCACGCGGGCCCGGACGCCGGCGTCGCGAACCTGTGGCAGCACGGCGGCTTCTTCCCGAACGGCATCGGCGGCCTCGCGATGGCAATGGCGGTCATCATGTTCTCGTTCGGCGGGCTCGAACTCGTCGGCATCACGGCCGCCGAGGCCGACGATCCGTCGCACAGCATCCCGCGCGCGACGAACCAGGTGATCTACCGCATCCTGATCTTCTACATCGGTGCGCTCGGCGTGCTGCTGTCGCTGTATCCGTGGCAGAAGGTCGTGGCGGGCGGCAGCCCGTTCGTGCTGATCTTCCACGCGCTGTCGAGCGACCTCGCCGCGAACGTGCTGAACGTCGTCGTGCTGACGGCCGCGCTGTCGGTCTACAACAGCTGCGTCTACTGCAACAGCCGGATGCTGTACGGCCTCGCGCAGCAGGGCAACGCGCCGCAGGCGCTCGCGCGCGTGAACGGGCGCGGCATCCCGATCGCGGCGCTCGGCGCGTCCGCGTTCGCGACCGCGCTGTGTGTGGTGATCAACTATTTCATGCCGGGCAAGGCGTTTGAACTGTTGATGGGACTCGTCGTATCGGCGATCATCATCAACTGGGCGATGATCAGCGTGATCCACTTGCGGTTCCGCCAGTCGAAACGCGCGGCGGGCGAGGAGACGCGCTTCAAGAGCCTCGGCTACCCGCTGACGAACTATCTCTGTCTCGCATTCATGGCGGCCATCCTCGTCGTCATGTTCCGGACGCCGGATCTGCGCCTGTCGGTCTACCTGATCCCGGTGTGGCTCGCGGTGCTCGCGATCGGTTACCGGTTCCGCCAGCGCGGCGCCGGCTATACGCTCGGCGACGGCGTCTCGGCCCGTTGA
- a CDS encoding Lrp/AsnC family transcriptional regulator: protein MQDPLLDRIDRHLLDILQEHGRISNLELAKEVGLSPAQTLRRHRRLEEIGAIKRYETRLDAGTLGFGVTAFVQVTMERGHIRDLSTFQKLVSELAQIQECFSVTGDIDYVLKVVAADLKGLSTFLLDTLMRIPGVSGVHSSVCLDEIKCTSAMPL from the coding sequence ATGCAAGATCCGCTACTCGATCGCATCGATCGCCATCTGCTCGACATCCTGCAGGAACACGGCCGCATCTCCAACCTGGAACTGGCCAAGGAAGTCGGGCTGTCGCCCGCGCAGACGCTGCGGCGGCATCGCCGGCTCGAGGAGATCGGCGCGATCAAGCGCTACGAGACCCGGCTCGACGCCGGCACGCTCGGCTTCGGCGTCACCGCGTTCGTCCAGGTGACGATGGAGCGCGGCCACATCCGCGACTTGTCGACGTTCCAGAAGCTCGTCTCCGAGCTCGCGCAGATTCAGGAGTGTTTTTCCGTCACGGGCGACATCGACTACGTGCTGAAGGTGGTCGCCGCGGATCTGAAGGGCCTGTCGACGTTCCTGCTCGACACGCTGATGCGCATTCCCGGCGTGAGCGGCGTGCATTCGAGCGTGTGCCTCGACGAAATCAAGTGCACGAGTGCGATGCCGCTGTAG
- a CDS encoding S-adenosylmethionine:tRNA ribosyltransferase-isomerase, with translation MKTDDFDFGLDWKAMPTDPAELRGKRRDSGRMIVLDRAAATIEHTIFATISDRLRPGDLLVFNDSYMLSNTLPFRHGNESAHVIVYGQEPDGTSIVELRSSQSPRPGLTLTATDDSQLSCTLLSPEPNQLWRARFEPAGKLVGVLDRRGWRSDETIPLNPVYWRTRPDAYRSVYARKPGSLEIPSAGLHFSTDVLRRLADKGVEFAYITLHVGATEILAVRHIDEDEVEQHKVRPEYFEVGAKAAGQINRARAERRRIIAIGTTAMRTLESLAAHGEPGAALRAQAGWTQLYIYPGFEFKIANGLLTNLHRPRSSHIVLTAAFAGKDLVMRGYAEILEMGGYEFDMFGDSMLIL, from the coding sequence ATGAAAACCGACGATTTCGATTTCGGTCTCGATTGGAAAGCCATGCCGACCGACCCCGCCGAATTGCGCGGCAAGCGTCGCGACAGCGGCAGAATGATCGTGCTCGATCGCGCCGCGGCAACGATCGAGCATACGATTTTCGCCACCATTTCCGACCGTCTTCGACCGGGCGACCTCCTGGTGTTCAACGACAGCTACATGCTGTCGAACACGTTGCCGTTCCGGCATGGCAACGAGTCCGCACACGTGATCGTGTACGGTCAGGAGCCCGACGGCACGAGCATCGTGGAACTCAGATCCTCCCAATCGCCGCGGCCCGGCCTCACGTTGACCGCCACGGACGACAGCCAGCTCAGTTGCACCTTGCTCTCGCCGGAGCCGAATCAGCTCTGGAGAGCGCGATTCGAACCCGCCGGGAAACTCGTCGGCGTCCTCGATCGCCGCGGATGGCGTTCGGACGAAACGATTCCTCTCAATCCGGTTTACTGGCGCACGCGGCCCGATGCATACCGCTCCGTGTACGCCAGGAAACCCGGCTCGTTGGAAATTCCGTCCGCGGGCCTGCACTTTTCCACCGACGTGTTAAGGCGGCTCGCCGACAAGGGCGTCGAATTCGCTTACATCACGCTGCATGTCGGAGCAACGGAGATCCTCGCGGTTCGCCATATCGACGAGGACGAGGTCGAGCAGCACAAGGTCCGGCCGGAGTACTTCGAAGTCGGAGCCAAGGCCGCCGGTCAAATCAACCGGGCGCGAGCGGAAAGGCGCCGCATCATCGCGATCGGCACGACAGCCATGCGAACGCTGGAGTCGCTTGCGGCTCATGGCGAGCCGGGCGCCGCCCTCCGGGCCCAGGCGGGATGGACCCAGCTCTATATCTATCCCGGATTCGAGTTCAAGATCGCGAACGGGCTGCTCACGAACCTCCATCGGCCGCGATCCAGCCACATCGTCCTGACCGCGGCTTTCGCGGGCAAGGATCTCGTCATGCGCGGCTACGCGGAGATTCTCGAGATGGGAGGATACGAATTCGACATGTTCGGCGACAGCATGCTGATCCTGTAA
- a CDS encoding flavin-containing monooxygenase, translating into MERDKRIDTVVIGAGHAGLCMSYVLQREGREHVVLEKARALEQWRSARWDSFRINSPLAYSRLMGQIDGLPGTRQSIPLEEMVRMWDACIAQRRFPIRERCRVGSVERIEGGRFRVHVEGDGGPRRYDALNVVAAPGNYQFVRIPDFARHLRTEVQQLHVGTYTNPSAVQDGPVLVVGGGQTGVQLSEELAAAGRRVYLATSRVKGTPRSYRGEDIMFWLDRIGLLTALKSAFAHPAERHDQMPIVGHDHPISHHSLARLGVQLLGRLSGISPDGAVATFDEDLHANVAFASLGYQALIDRIENWIANRDANTHTQYPPPTVEPAWQPYPPLLASTPPTSLTLREHGIRAVVWATGWRADLSWLRIDEVRRALDSRGLPASCETPVDGFYWLGFHGLRTQSSGTVAGFHLDAPYIAARLRCRAETRS; encoded by the coding sequence ATGGAACGAGACAAGCGCATCGACACCGTCGTGATCGGTGCCGGTCATGCGGGGCTTTGCATGAGTTACGTCCTGCAGCGCGAGGGACGTGAGCACGTGGTGCTGGAGAAAGCGCGCGCGCTCGAACAATGGCGATCGGCGCGATGGGATTCGTTCAGAATCAATTCTCCGCTCGCCTATTCGAGGTTGATGGGACAGATCGATGGACTTCCCGGCACCCGGCAAAGCATCCCGCTAGAAGAAATGGTGCGGATGTGGGACGCATGCATCGCGCAGAGGCGCTTTCCCATCCGTGAGCGCTGCCGGGTCGGCTCGGTCGAGCGGATCGAAGGCGGGCGCTTCCGGGTCCACGTCGAAGGCGACGGTGGCCCGCGACGCTACGACGCGCTGAACGTCGTCGCCGCGCCGGGCAATTACCAGTTCGTGAGAATCCCCGACTTCGCACGGCATCTGCGCACCGAAGTGCAGCAACTCCACGTCGGGACATATACGAACCCGTCGGCCGTGCAGGACGGCCCCGTGCTGGTGGTCGGCGGCGGTCAAACGGGCGTGCAGCTCAGCGAAGAATTGGCGGCGGCCGGCCGCCGCGTGTACTTGGCGACGTCGAGAGTCAAGGGAACCCCGCGCAGCTACCGCGGCGAGGACATCATGTTCTGGCTGGACCGAATCGGGCTCCTGACCGCCCTGAAGAGCGCATTCGCGCATCCTGCCGAGCGACACGATCAAATGCCCATCGTCGGCCATGATCATCCGATTTCTCACCATTCATTGGCTCGGCTCGGCGTTCAACTACTGGGGCGCCTGAGCGGCATCTCGCCGGACGGCGCGGTTGCGACGTTCGACGAGGATCTCCACGCCAACGTTGCATTTGCATCGCTGGGCTACCAGGCGCTGATCGATCGCATCGAGAACTGGATCGCAAACCGGGACGCAAACACGCACACACAGTATCCGCCGCCGACAGTCGAGCCGGCGTGGCAACCGTATCCCCCGCTTCTCGCGTCTACCCCACCCACGAGCCTGACGCTGCGCGAGCATGGCATCCGTGCCGTCGTGTGGGCCACGGGCTGGCGCGCCGACTTGAGCTGGCTGCGGATCGACGAGGTGCGCCGGGCGCTGGACTCTCGCGGACTTCCGGCATCCTGCGAAACCCCCGTCGACGGTTTCTATTGGCTGGGCTTCCACGGCCTTCGGACGCAGTCATCGGGAACGGTGGCAGGATTCCACCTCGACGCGCCCTATATTGCCGCTCGGCTGCGATGCCGCGCCGAAACGCGATCATGA
- a CDS encoding NAD(P)/FAD-dependent oxidoreductase — MMHHYEHAVVGKGLIGAATLCYLSVASENVAVIGADEPLDGRAHRGLFSSHHDAGRIATRLSRDHVWARLVHRSMDEYARLEQVGGARSYRPLGMLYVAPLDDPIMQERVRLARNLKVDHVELASAACAGRLSPLRFPTGFHGLLEHAPAGIFGPLALRHNHLTIAKANGASVICAIVTAIRRRAAHWELNTACGRRYTANKVLVSAGAYSNCFDLLPRKLDLRVKSEHTVLLQVSGAESERLRALPPISYRIDSRSISDVYVVPPMLYPDGNHYLKLGANTDADIILPSFDAIQQWMISGSDEPRSDMREAMFHLLPDLDLLSARAKRCLVTYSAHGKPYIDELDDGLFVATAGNGAAAACSDTLGRLAADLMTGRPWPAGFERRDFQRRFADSHTSQTAKNRG; from the coding sequence ATGATGCACCACTACGAGCACGCAGTCGTCGGCAAGGGGCTCATCGGAGCCGCGACGCTGTGCTACCTCAGCGTCGCGTCCGAAAACGTCGCGGTCATCGGCGCCGACGAGCCCCTGGACGGGCGCGCACATCGAGGCCTCTTCTCCAGCCATCACGACGCGGGGCGGATTGCGACGCGGCTTTCTCGCGATCACGTCTGGGCAAGACTCGTCCATCGATCGATGGACGAGTACGCCCGTCTGGAACAGGTTGGCGGAGCGCGGTCCTACCGACCGCTCGGCATGCTCTATGTGGCACCGCTAGATGACCCGATCATGCAAGAGCGAGTCCGGCTCGCGCGCAACCTGAAGGTGGACCACGTCGAACTCGCAAGCGCGGCATGCGCCGGGCGACTATCGCCGCTCCGCTTTCCCACTGGCTTTCACGGCCTGCTCGAGCACGCGCCGGCCGGAATCTTCGGTCCGCTCGCGTTGCGGCACAACCACTTGACGATAGCCAAAGCCAACGGCGCGAGCGTCATTTGCGCCATCGTCACGGCAATCCGCAGGCGCGCCGCACACTGGGAGTTGAACACGGCCTGCGGCCGACGCTACACCGCGAACAAGGTGCTGGTCAGTGCCGGCGCGTACTCCAACTGCTTCGATCTCCTGCCTCGCAAGCTCGATTTGCGCGTCAAGTCGGAGCACACAGTCCTCCTTCAGGTTTCCGGAGCCGAATCGGAGCGACTTCGAGCACTGCCTCCGATTAGCTACCGGATCGACTCGCGTTCGATTTCCGACGTCTATGTCGTCCCGCCGATGCTTTATCCGGACGGCAATCATTACCTCAAGCTCGGCGCCAACACGGACGCAGACATAATCCTGCCGAGCTTCGACGCGATTCAGCAATGGATGATCTCCGGCTCCGACGAGCCGCGATCGGACATGCGCGAGGCCATGTTTCATCTGCTGCCCGATCTCGACCTGCTTTCGGCTCGCGCAAAGCGCTGCCTCGTCACCTACAGCGCGCACGGCAAGCCCTATATCGACGAGTTGGACGACGGGTTGTTCGTCGCGACGGCAGGCAACGGTGCGGCTGCCGCGTGTTCAGACACGCTCGGACGCCTCGCCGCGGACCTCATGACAGGCCGCCCTTGGCCCGCCGGGTTCGAGCGTCGCGACTTTCAGCGGCGGTTTGCGGATTCGCACACGAGCCAAACCGCAAAAAATCGAGGATAG
- a CDS encoding radical SAM protein yields MASSPIRMLERVSSRESLLLIDEDYPRPRAADVLCRPENDHLLRYVVRDPFGSHVFPGTRECSRERFIQSLQAELEGQNPYFLWATIPLCKYHCYFCQFPIVMRKHDAAAFREQARNWVDLNIAEARLWLALVPALRDAPVGEFCLFGGTPTLLPDELLAELLDFYRSNFGFNADTTIRIEGSPDSLSSDKLALLHKKGCRKITYGIQSFDDRLVALAGREHTSDEARAVVRHAFLSGFERVDGDLIYGLLDQRVEGFCHDVRQMLELDYSTVVMTKLHLRPFGETGTAIAGVPARWQSPASRARASREGHRWPSLGEQYQMREAAVALLEDAGLFEYPTMYFQKPETGCGRWKSLVLDQDKQFVEVGIGLGASSATRRCSANVATRPGAYLDAIASGELPLELLEMSPDEEVASSLRRALTTCQPLRDDLHRARFAGGSLFDQRWKPVFQSLERRGLAAIRPDEGTVELTGVGKTLVEAIVNTEIR; encoded by the coding sequence ATGGCCAGCTCGCCTATCCGGATGCTAGAGCGCGTGAGTTCTCGCGAGAGCCTGTTGCTCATCGACGAGGATTATCCTCGGCCGCGGGCAGCGGACGTGTTGTGCAGGCCCGAGAATGATCATCTTCTTCGATACGTCGTGCGTGACCCGTTTGGCTCGCACGTATTTCCGGGCACGAGGGAGTGTTCCCGGGAGCGGTTTATTCAGAGCCTTCAGGCTGAACTGGAAGGGCAAAATCCCTATTTTTTATGGGCGACGATTCCACTCTGCAAATACCATTGCTACTTCTGTCAATTTCCCATCGTCATGCGCAAGCACGATGCGGCGGCGTTTCGCGAGCAGGCTCGAAACTGGGTCGATCTGAACATTGCCGAGGCCAGGTTGTGGTTGGCGCTGGTGCCGGCGTTGCGGGACGCTCCGGTCGGAGAGTTTTGCCTGTTCGGCGGAACGCCCACGCTTTTGCCCGACGAATTGCTGGCCGAGCTCCTGGATTTCTACCGGTCGAATTTCGGGTTCAACGCCGACACCACCATTCGTATCGAAGGCAGTCCCGACAGTCTCTCGAGCGACAAGCTCGCGCTTCTCCATAAAAAAGGATGCCGAAAGATCACTTATGGCATTCAGTCTTTCGACGATCGTCTGGTTGCGCTCGCCGGGCGGGAGCACACGTCCGACGAAGCCCGGGCGGTAGTTCGCCATGCGTTCCTGTCGGGCTTCGAGCGGGTGGATGGCGATCTGATCTATGGATTGCTCGATCAGCGTGTCGAGGGATTTTGTCACGACGTTCGGCAGATGCTGGAACTGGATTACAGCACGGTCGTGATGACGAAGCTGCACCTGCGTCCGTTCGGCGAAACCGGGACCGCTATCGCAGGCGTTCCCGCCAGGTGGCAGAGTCCGGCGAGCAGGGCGCGCGCGTCACGAGAGGGCCATCGCTGGCCGAGCCTGGGAGAGCAGTATCAGATGCGAGAAGCGGCAGTCGCCTTGCTGGAGGACGCGGGACTCTTCGAGTATCCGACGATGTACTTCCAGAAGCCGGAAACCGGATGCGGACGTTGGAAGTCGCTCGTCCTCGACCAGGACAAGCAATTCGTCGAAGTCGGAATCGGGTTGGGAGCCAGTTCCGCGACTCGGCGTTGCTCCGCCAATGTCGCGACGCGGCCGGGAGCGTACCTCGATGCGATTGCCAGTGGGGAATTGCCGCTCGAATTGCTGGAAATGAGCCCGGACGAGGAGGTCGCGAGCTCGTTGCGCCGCGCGCTCACCACGTGTCAGCCGCTTCGCGACGACTTGCATCGCGCCAGGTTCGCCGGAGGCTCTCTCTTCGATCAGCGATGGAAGCCGGTGTTTCAAAGTCTGGAGCGGCGCGGGCTCGCGGCGATACGACCCGACGAAGGGACGGTCGAGCTCACCGGCGTCGGCAAGACGCTGGTCGAGGCCATCGTCAACACGGAAATACGCTGA
- a CDS encoding glycosyltransferase family 4 protein, which yields MDGVLASGITEEFLKVASIFNGHGYRIYLDLGYDIRSDKGDFFRPYVNEADALPDWLTLVRIQGLAAVRGYTQRLVTEMLEQLRERDGERIRRCLDGSIVPRIAASIVDTWRRLDVSIVVVENGSLPENLLFSEALRLAIEQYGRERRKGPFVLWRDHDLMWFSESAKYGGPPFEGIPKPSVSKYIRYVTLTNTARKQLNQWAPHVDATVLPNCFRFAEVAIDDGNRHFRSRYGIPADALLIARCTRVIPQKRLDRDVFLLHALQKSMRSSGGQRPVYLFVTGPTDEHEEERRRLSRMAIELGVDDHVIYGNGLLPCSALCRPSNRASRETRYSVGDLLAHADLSSFLTSYDYEGFGNPPAEASAQKRPFISSTYEMYEEVYGEKGFKSLLLRTRKDWDGMPDHAYVQAVLELLLDERRRERWARFNFELGRNHFSLEFLQRRLRACLPGALETAPSEAMHGAVSV from the coding sequence ATGGACGGGGTGCTTGCTTCCGGCATCACGGAGGAGTTTCTAAAAGTTGCGTCGATTTTCAACGGGCATGGCTATCGAATATATCTCGATCTCGGCTATGACATCAGGAGCGATAAAGGCGATTTCTTTCGACCTTACGTGAACGAAGCCGATGCGTTGCCAGACTGGTTGACGTTGGTGCGCATTCAGGGTCTCGCCGCAGTCAGGGGATACACGCAGCGTTTGGTCACGGAAATGCTGGAGCAGCTCCGGGAGCGTGACGGCGAGCGAATACGCAGATGCCTCGACGGGAGCATCGTTCCTCGGATTGCCGCGTCGATTGTGGACACCTGGCGACGTCTGGACGTTTCAATCGTCGTCGTGGAGAACGGGTCCCTGCCGGAGAATCTGCTGTTTTCCGAGGCTTTGCGTCTCGCAATCGAGCAGTACGGACGTGAAAGGCGCAAGGGTCCGTTCGTGCTCTGGCGGGACCACGACCTGATGTGGTTCAGTGAAAGCGCCAAATACGGAGGGCCTCCGTTCGAAGGCATTCCGAAGCCGTCTGTCTCGAAGTACATTCGATACGTGACCCTCACGAACACCGCGAGGAAGCAGCTCAACCAGTGGGCTCCGCACGTGGATGCGACCGTACTGCCAAACTGCTTTCGGTTCGCGGAAGTCGCAATCGACGACGGCAATCGACATTTTCGCTCGCGCTACGGCATCCCCGCCGATGCGCTGCTGATCGCTCGGTGTACCCGAGTCATTCCGCAAAAAAGGCTTGATAGAGACGTCTTTCTTTTGCATGCGCTGCAGAAATCGATGCGTTCGTCAGGCGGTCAGCGGCCTGTCTATCTCTTCGTGACCGGGCCTACCGACGAGCACGAGGAAGAGCGTCGCCGGCTGTCCCGGATGGCGATCGAACTGGGGGTCGATGATCACGTTATCTATGGAAACGGGCTGTTGCCGTGCTCCGCGCTATGTCGCCCGTCGAATCGTGCATCGCGGGAGACCCGATATTCTGTCGGCGACCTCCTCGCGCATGCCGATTTGAGTTCGTTTCTGACCTCGTACGATTACGAAGGCTTTGGCAATCCGCCCGCCGAAGCGAGTGCTCAAAAACGCCCGTTCATCAGCAGCACCTACGAAATGTACGAAGAGGTGTATGGGGAGAAGGGTTTCAAGAGTCTTCTTTTGCGCACGCGAAAGGATTGGGACGGAATGCCCGATCACGCCTATGTGCAAGCGGTGCTCGAACTCCTTCTCGATGAACGGCGGCGGGAGCGATGGGCCCGTTTCAACTTCGAGCTCGGGAGAAATCACTTTTCCTTGGAGTTCTTGCAGCGCCGGCTTCGTGCATGCCTGCCCGGCGCACTCGAGACGGCGCCGTCCGAGGCGATGCACGGTGCAGTCAGTGTCTAG
- a CDS encoding branched-chain amino acid ABC transporter substrate-binding protein, protein MKIRKLLPISAAAMLAAAAVTNAAADQVVKIGSAEPLTGGIAHLGKDNENGARLAVEEINAKGLTIGGQKVTLQLDAQDDAADPRTATQVAQKLVDGKVVAVIGHLNSGTSIPASKIYSDAGILQISPSATNPAYTQQGFKTTYRVVATDAQQGPALADYAKQKGIKTVAVVDDSTAYGQGLANEFEKKAKALGLKVLSHDATNDKAVDFRAILTKIKGTNPDAIMYGGMDATGGPFAKQAKQLGLRAKIFSGDGVCTEQLPALAGAAADNVVCSQAGAALEKMPGGAAFQAKYEKRFNQPIRFDAPFTYDAVYIVVDAMKRANSTDPAKILAAMPKTNYTGVIGTTIFDSKGDLKHGVISLYDFKGGKKTFLDQVTM, encoded by the coding sequence ATGAAAATCCGCAAACTGTTGCCGATCAGCGCGGCTGCGATGCTCGCGGCCGCGGCCGTGACGAATGCGGCGGCCGACCAGGTCGTCAAGATCGGCAGCGCCGAGCCACTGACGGGCGGCATCGCCCACCTCGGCAAGGACAACGAGAACGGCGCGCGTCTCGCGGTCGAAGAGATCAATGCGAAGGGCCTCACGATCGGCGGCCAGAAGGTCACGCTCCAGCTCGACGCGCAAGACGACGCGGCCGACCCGCGCACCGCGACGCAGGTCGCGCAGAAGCTCGTCGACGGCAAGGTCGTCGCGGTCATCGGCCACCTGAACTCGGGCACGTCGATCCCGGCGTCGAAGATCTACAGCGACGCCGGCATCCTGCAGATCTCGCCGTCGGCGACGAATCCGGCCTATACGCAGCAGGGCTTCAAGACGACCTACCGGGTCGTCGCGACCGACGCGCAGCAAGGCCCGGCGCTCGCCGACTACGCGAAGCAGAAAGGGATCAAGACGGTCGCGGTCGTCGACGATTCGACCGCATACGGCCAGGGCCTCGCGAACGAATTCGAGAAAAAGGCGAAGGCGCTCGGCCTGAAGGTGCTGTCGCACGACGCGACGAACGACAAGGCGGTCGACTTCCGCGCGATCCTGACGAAGATCAAGGGCACGAATCCGGACGCGATCATGTACGGCGGCATGGACGCGACGGGCGGCCCGTTCGCGAAGCAGGCGAAGCAGCTCGGCCTGCGCGCGAAGATCTTCTCGGGCGACGGCGTGTGCACCGAGCAGCTTCCCGCGCTCGCGGGCGCGGCGGCCGACAACGTCGTGTGCTCGCAGGCGGGCGCGGCGCTCGAGAAGATGCCGGGCGGCGCGGCGTTCCAGGCGAAGTACGAGAAGCGCTTCAACCAGCCGATCCGCTTCGACGCGCCGTTCACGTACGACGCGGTGTACATCGTCGTCGATGCGATGAAGCGCGCGAACTCGACCGATCCGGCGAAGATCCTCGCGGCGATGCCGAAGACGAACTACACGGGCGTGATCGGCACGACGATCTTCGATTCGAAGGGCGACCTGAAGCACGGCGTGATTTCGCTGTACGACTTCAAGGGCGGCAAGAAGACCTTCCTCGATCAGGTCACGATGTAA